The DNA sequence TTTGCGTAGCATCAATATTTCTCTTTGCTAATCGCTCAATAACCAAATCTTTGTTTTCTCTAATAAAAGGAACTTGTAACATCTGTTTTAAAATTTAAGTGGCAAATTTAATGAATTACTGAGATATTCAGTCTTGTTTTGAATCTAAAATCCATTCACTATGTTTAAAGGTTTGCCATGGCACATTTGCTATATCAATGTCTGGATTAATAAAAGTTTTATATGGCTTTCCATTAACACTCAATTTACTGTTAATATAAACAGAAACATCTTGTCCTTGGTCTTTATAACGTTGTTTCAAATACTGTGAAAACTGCCACATAACATCTGGTTTACTAGTTGCATTGCGCTTTTGTTTTCGTGTTAAATAAAAATCTAAATTAATTTGCGTTTTTTTATTGGTTGAATTATCAACTACCGTATAAGTGGTTATTCCACTCTTAGACCTAAGCATCATACGCCACGAAAGTCTGTGCCCTTCTTCTGTCCAAAGCACATCATCTTTTATAAAATGATGGCGTAATGGTAAAACTACTTGTATTGCAAAATAAACCGAAAACAAAACAATAAATGGTTTTTTAAACTTTGGAATAATTACCTCATTCTGATTATAGAATCTTTTTTTCTTTAAAAACAATTTTTGAATGGTTTTAGGCTGAAAAAAGAACAAACTAAATGCTAAAGCCAAAAAAGGAAAAATTCCCACTTGAAACACTATGGAATTAAACAAATGAAAGAAAATAGATACTATAAATGCAAATTTTCTTGTTGGTTTGTAAAGCAAAAGAGGGATGACTAAACCATCAAATAAAATACCTCCATAGGCTAAACAATAATGTAACCATTTTTGTTGGAGCAAATCACCTATTAACAAATAATGACTTTTGCCTCTCATTAATAATTCTATAACCGTAGTATCCAACCAATCAGGATATATTTTTGCAACTGAGGCATACGTATAAACTATTAAAAGTTGAAGAACAAACACCCATTTACACCATTGAGGCATACTGTTTTGTGTTATTTTGGGATGATGCTTAGCATCCAAAGAAAAGTATGTGTTTGCTGGCTGAAACACCATGATACCACTTAACAACATTAACAAATAATAATGATTGTTGTAAGATGCTTTTTGCATAAAGTAAGTAGCAGACCACATAAGTGTGAAAGTAATCATGCTAAACCGGTATTTATAACCAAGCATAACAAACAAACCAAAAATCCCCATAATGAGGTAATAAACATACATGCCATTTCCAGGTAACGGCTGTAACCATTCAAATCCTATAAATGAAAATGTAAATTGTGGATCTATTAAAGTTCGTTTTACCCAACCTGTAAAAATAGCACCAACAGATTCTAAAAAACAAAGCAACCCAAAAAAGATTCGAAAAACAATTAAAGCAGAATTATCAATATGTTTAAAGACCCATTGATTACTCATTTTGTGACGTTATATATTGAAGAGATGCTGCTTCGTCTTTTGCTAATTGCAACTTTAAAGCTTCAACCGATTCAAATTTTTGTTCATCTCGGATACGATGCAATAGTCTAACTTGAATTTTTTGATGATATAAATTTTTATTTAAGTTAAAAAAATGAACTTCAATGGTTTCCTTCTTACCATCAACAGTAGGATTTGTACCAATGTTCATCATGCCATACACGAGTTGATTTTCAATCACGGCACTTACCACATAAGACCCTTGTTTAGGAATTAACTTATAATCTTCTTCAACAGTAATATTAGCCGTTGGAAAATCAATTTGCCTACCCAATTCTTTTCCTTTAACTACTGTTCCTGTAATCATAAAATTATAACCTAAATATTTGTTAGCTTTTTTAATATTACCATCCAACAGTGCACTTCTTATTTTTGTAGAACTAACTGATACATCATCAACGTCTTCTGAAGATATTTCTTCTACTTTAAAATGAAGTTGTTTTCCAAAATTTCGTAAATCGTTAATATCGGCATTTCTATTTCTACCAAACCTATGGTCATAACCAATAATAACTTTTTTAGCATGCAGTCTATCTATCAAAATCTGTTTTACAAAATCATGTGAAGACAATCTTGAAAACTCATGTGTAAATTCTTTAATATATAAACAATCTAACCCTAAAGCTTCTAAAATCTGGCTTCGCTCATCAATGGTATTTATTAATTTAATATTAGCATCTTTTTGTAAAACCATACGCGGATGGGGAAAAAACGTAAGAATCACAGAGTTTAGTTGATTCTCTTTAGCTGTGTTAATTAAGCGTTTTATTATTTTTTGATGGCCAATATGAACGCCATCAAACGTACCAATAGTAACTACCGTATCTGTTTTAGAAAAGGAATCAAGGTCATTTAAAATTTTCAATCTGCTTAGTTTTAATGCAAAATTAGGAATTCTGAAACTATAAAAAGAAAGTATCTTTTATTTTAAAGAAAATATTTCTGAGAAAGAAGTTATAATCTGAGGCACTTCATCTATTTTAAAATTAAAACTTAGTTGACATGTATTTCCTTTTACATTTTTTATTGACAAATAACCATTACAAATTTGATAATACCATATCTATCCTCTACAAAAACTTGAGGCTTTTGTTATGAAATGTTTCAAAATTACAATTACCACTTTCATGACAATTATTTGAAATATAAACAGGCTCGTTTTTAATCAAAATAGATTGTTTAAATTTGCTGAAAAGTGTTAAGATTAGGATTAAAATAGGCCATAAGTACTTCATGAATTAGGCGTCATATTTGAAATGATTAAAAAAATTTTGTTATTCATAAATTATCAAGGTACATTTATTTTCCCAAATAGCTAATTGCATGAAACAACTTGACTTTAAAATTATACTGCCATTATTAATAATTTCATTAGTTTCTTTGAATGGTTTTGCTCAAAATCAAGATCAATTATGGACTAAATCTACAAAAGAACACACCATAAAAAAACATCAAACTATAAGAAAAACACTTCCTAATAAAAGTATTTTCTATGAATTAGATGTGGATCAATTAAAATCCAAGCTACAAACAGCTTCAAAATCATCAACCAATTTAACAGCATCGGGCACTTTAGTTTCTTTTCCCAACCCTGATGGCACATTAGAAACATATCGTGTTGAAGAATCTTCTATTTTAGAACCCAATTTTCAAGCAAAACATAATAATATTAGAACTTATATTGGACAAAGTATTGACAATCCAGAAACCACAATTTATTTTAGCATTACACCAAAAGGGCTACATACTATGACGCTTTCCGCTAAAAACGGAGCACAATTTATAGACCCTTACACATCAGACTCTAAAACTTACATTGTTTATCACAAAAAAGATCTGCCCGAATTAAAAGATGCTTTGAATTGTTATACTCCTAATGACTATACAGAATTAGAAAACAAAACCAGTAATTCAAAATCATTGCTTAATGCCAATGATGGTAAATTACGAACCTATAGATTAGCCTTAGCCAGCACCGTTGAATATGCTACATTCCAAATAAATGCAGCGGGTGTTAGCGGTAGCACTGAGGAAGTGAAAAAAGATGCCGTATTAGCTGCTATGGTAATTACCATGAATCGTGTAAATGGTATTTTTAAAAGAGATTTATCAATACAAATGACCTTAGTAGACAATGATGCCATTATTTTCCTTGCAGAAAACGATGGTTTTACAAACCATAGTGCCAGCGCCTTAATAAACGAAAGCCAAACGATTATTAACGGGGCTATTGGCACATCAAATTATGATATTGGGCATACGTTTAGTACGGGTGCTGGAGGTATTGCAGAATTAGCTTCCGCATGTAATAATGGCTCTAAAGCTAGAGGTGTTACAGGTCAACCTTCCCCAGTTGGAGATGCTTATGATGTTGATTTTGTAGCACATGAAATGGGGCATCAATTTGGGGCACCACACACGTGGAATGGCAACACAGGAAACTGCGTAACAAACGATTGGACTTCAACAAATGCCTATGAACCTGGAAGTGGCAGTACCATAATGGCTTATGCTGGTATTTGCTCACCCCAAAATGTACAGGCTAAAGCCGATGCATATTTTCACCAAAAAAGCATACAAATGATTTGGGCTAATATCACAACAGGGAATAGCACATGTGGAACAGAAACTTTATCAGGAAATACGGCTCCAACCGCAGAAGCAGGTGCATCTTACACCATTCCTATTTCAACACCCTACAAACTTACGGGCTCTTCAACAGATACAGAAACCACAGCATCGCATACCTTTACTTGGGAACAATATGACCTTGGAACTATGGAAACTAGAGGGCTTCCATTAGAAACAAATACTACAGGACCACTTGTACGCTCTTTTGAAGGCACAAATAATCCTACAAGATACATTCCTCAATTGACCGATTTACGATATACTTCTACTGGCTCTACACCTTGGGAAAAATTAGCGTCAGTCAGCAGACCAATTAATTTTCAATTAACGGTAAGAGATAATGACACCAGAGGAGGACAAACAGCTACTGATCATATGATTGTTACCACATATGCTGGTGCAGGACCATTTGTAGTAACCTCTCAAGATAGCTATGTTAGCTATCCTAGCAATAGTTCTCAAACGATAACTTGGGATGTTGCTAACACCAATTTAAGTCCTATAAACACAAGTTTGGTAAACATCTATTTATCTACTGATGGTGGCCTAACCTACCCTACTCTGTTATTAGAAAATACGGCAAATGATGGTTCAGAGAATATAACCTTTCCTTCAGGGATTACAGCTCCGTATTGTAGAATTATGGTTGAGGCAGTTGACAATATTTTTTTCGCTATAAACCCAGCTAGTTTTTCCATAGGCTATACTATTGCAACTACCTGTAATGAGCGTTTCAGCTCCAATACAAATTTAAATCTTAATCTTTTAGATTATCAAGAGGCATCAAGTATTATTAATGTTCCCACAAATAGCACAATTGAAAACCTAAAGGTAAATGTAGATGTTACACATGAATACATAAGTGATTTAACCATAACACTTACACATCCTAACAACAGCACTAATGTTATTATTTGGAATAAAAATTGCTTTGATAGGAATGGACATTCAAACTTTGACATCACTTTTGAAGACAATTCCAACACCATTGTTTGTTCTAGTCCAACCACAGGTAATTACATCCCTGAAAATCCTTTAAATGTTTTTAATGGTTTAGAAACAGCTGGTGACTGGAAGCTTACATTGCTTGATACTGAAACTGGCGACCCAGGTATTCTTAACGATTGGTATATAGAATTTTGTACTGCAACTATAACTTTAAACAATCCTGAATCTTTGGAATTTACCGATTTAAAAATATTTCCTAATCCAAATAAGGGAGAATTCACTGTATCTTTAAACAATACCATAAATACTAAAATTAGTATGGAACTTTTTGATATAAGTGGGCGGAATATCTTTAAAAAAGAATATAATAACACAGGAAACTTTAATGAAAAAGTAACCCTTAATCATGTACAATCTGGAATTTATATTCTAAACATTAGTGATGGCGAAAAAAAATCTACCCAAAAGATTATTGTAGAATAAATTTAAAAAAAAATAGCAATCAACGCTTATACGCAGTTTAAATATTTTTATAATCAATAGGTTTGAAGTACAGCTTAGCACTCTTACAAATCAAGATACTTAAGATGTTTTTATTTGCCGTTAAAACTATTCATAGTTCTGTTCAACCCAGCCAAACCAAATGACTTTATTAGTTCAGTTGAAACTTTGTAGCGTTCTTTTAGTTGTTCCGATTCTTCATCGGTCCATTCTCCTAAAACATAATCTACTTGTCTACCTTTACTAAAAGCATCACTAATTCCGAACCTAAAACGGCAGTAAGCTGTGGTATTTAATTTATCCTGAATGTCTTTTAATCCGTTATGGCCCCCATCACTACCTTTTCCTTTTACTCGAATACTGCCAAATGGTAAGTTTAAATCATCCGTGATAACTAACAAGTTTTCCAAAGGAATTTTTTCTTTTGTTAACCAATACTGTACAGATTTACCACTTAAGTTCATAAACGTACTAGGCTTTAATAATATAAATGTTCTACCTTTAAATTTATAAGTGGCAACATCTCCTAATTTTTGGGTTTCAAAAATTAGAGATTCTTGAGATGCTAAATAATCTAAAATTTTAAACCCAATGTTATGCCTAGTGTTCTCATATTTTTCACCAATATTTCCTAAGCCTACTATTAAGTATTTTTTCATAACCACTACGTCTTCTATATAATTTTTCTTTTTAAATAATTTTAACAACCATGAATGTATCATAATGCTTGAAATTTACTTATTATGATTAATCGTTGCTTTAGGCTTGCAACGGCATTCTTTAGTTTTTTTAAACCAAAAATATACAGTGAAAAGTTGACCATCACTTATGCATAAGCAAACTCCATATAATATATGTAAAAATAAAAAAGCATCCTGAACTTTACAGAATGCTTTTAATATTTTATTTGTTAAGAATAGATTTATTCTTGAGCTGCTGGTGCCTCTGCTCCTTCTGCTGCTACTTCTTCATCTTCATCATCAACGTCAATTGATGTTCTAGAACGTCTTACTAAACATACCACGGTGTTATCTGGGTGCATAAATTTATATGCATCATTTTGCAAAGTAGTTATATAAAGTTTGCTACCAATTTTAAGAGGTGTTATATCTGCCTCTATAAAATCTGGTAAGTTAGCTGGTAACGCTTTTACTTTTAAGCTACGTCTGTTTTTACGTAAAACACCACCATTTTTAACACCACGAGAATTACCTACAAATACTACAGGAATATCCATGGTTATTTCTTTATCTTCGAACAACTGATAAAAATCTACGTGTAAAATCCTGTCTGTTACAGGGTGAAATTGAATATCTTGTAAGATAGCATTAAATTTTTCACCACTTTTTAAAGCAATCACAACTGTATGCGCATTTGGTGTGTATACAAGTTTAGAGAATGCTAATTCTTCTGCTGTGAAATGAACTGGCTTATCTCCTCCGTATAATACGCAAGGAACCTGACCAGCATTACGTAAGGCTTTTGTTGCTTTTTTGCCCACGCTTTCTCTTTGAGATCCGTTGATTGTAATTGATTTCATTTTTAAAATTTATAGTTATTTATTAATATTATTATTTATACAGTTACCAAAATGGCATAATCTTGGTAGTTAAATCTTTCTTTCAGATTTGTTCAAGTTAAACTACATTACAAATTTTGAACTAATAGATTTATTGTTGTGAACTTTTTCCATAACTTCAGCAAATAAATTGGCACAACTCAAAACCTTTATTTTATTACTTAACGTTTTTACTGGTATAGAATCGGTTACAATAAGTTCTTCTAATTTAGAATTATTTAAATTATCATAAGCTTTTCCAGACAATACAGGATGTGTACAAATGGCTCTTACACTTAATGCACCACGTTCCATCATCAAGTCTGCTGCTTTTGTTAACGTTCCTGCCGTATCTACCATATCATCTACCAAAACTACATTTTTACCAGTTACATCTCCAATAAGTTCCATATGAGAAATGATATTAGCTTTAGCGCGTTGTTTGTAACATATTACAACATCAGACCCTAAAGCCTTTGAATAAGCGTAAGCTCTTTTAGACCCCCCCATATCAGGCGAAGCAATCGTTAAATTATCTAAATTTAAGCTTTGCAAATAGGGTAGAAAAATTGTTGACGCAAATAAATGATCCACAGGTTTCTCAAAAAAACCTTGTATTTGGTCAGCGTGCAAATCCATAGTAATAATTCGAGTTGCTCCAGCAGCCTCCAACATTTTTGCAACTAATTTTGCTGCTATTGGCACACGAGGCTTATCCTTTCTATCTTGTCTTGCCCAGCCAAAATAAGGTAAAACAGCTGTTATATGTCTTGCTGAAGCACGTTTTGCAGCATCTATCATCAACAACATTTCCATTAAATTTTCTGGCCCTGGATTAGTAGAACCTATAATAAAAATACGTGTACCCCTGATAGATTCTTCATATGACGGCTGAAATTCCCCATCACTATATGTGGAGGTTATAACATTACCTAATTCAACGCCGAATGACTTAGCTATTTTTTCGCCAAGCTCTTTACTTTGCGTACATGCAAAAATTTTGGCTTCGGTAATAACAATTGGCATAGTTAACTTGTTGTTTTAGAGCGCGCAAACACTACGTGATTTTTAACGAGGTGCAAATTTATACATTTATTTGAACCTAAAAAGGATATTGCAGAGTATTTTTGTGTTTAATATCAAAAAAATATATATTTTTGCATCTCCAAAAGCTCAAGTGGCGGAATTGGTAGACGCGCTGGATTCAAAATCCAGTTCCTTTGGAGTGTGGGTTCGATTCCCACCTTGAGTACAGATAAAATCCGTAACATAATTGTTTACGGATTTTTTATTAAAATTTTACTTATTTCTCATCTAGATTTAATTGACTTTCCCATTGGATATCTATGTATTTCCAAGTAATATCTTCATTTTTCACATCTATAACCATAAAGCCTTCTTCATCATAATGCACATCATCTCCTCTATCATCTTTCCTTCTCCAACTTGGCCTTCCTGCTGTTGATCCTCCCGTAATAAAACGCGTTTTATTTTGAACATTAATATCTTCAAGCCAATGCAAGTGCCCTTGCAGCACCAATTTAAGATTTAAATTATTGAACATTTTTAATATTTCATCCCTATTATATATCCAAAGATTATTTGGCACCACTTTAATTTTTTCCTTTTTTGGATACCGTTGATTATATGCTGAAATAAAAGGAATATGCGTAGTTATAACTATTGGGGTATTGGCATCTAATTGAGCTAAATCCTTTTTTAACCATTCTTTTTGTTCTTCATCAATTAATCCAATATAGCGTTGATCTTTTTCTTCAATTGAGCATAATGAAATAAAATGCCACCCCTTATGGTCAAAAGAATAGTATCTTTTTCCAAAATAACGTTCGTACATACCATATTTATAATCTGGATGGTTTTTATCAACATCACTTTCTTTATAGATTCCAAACAGCTCATGATTTCCTATGGTGTTATAAACGGGCACATTAATTTTTTTAATGCTATTACTATAATATTGAAATAATGAATCAGACCGATTAAAATTGCCTCTAAGCACATCATATACCAAATCTCCTCCAGTCACCACAAAATCAACATTTAATTTATTTACAGAATCAATTACTTTTTGAAAAGCTTCTTGTGCACCGCGTTCTGGCTGAAGGTGGACATCTGTTATAAAAACAAAAGAAAAATCCTGAGAAGTTATTTTACTTGAATTGGCTGATGCTTTATTTTGAGCACTGATATGCAGCGAAATAATAGTTAATGCAATTATCAATATTTTTTTCATAGTTTATTTTTTATTCTTTTAAGGTATTTAGTCTTGTCAGCTTCATACGTTTCAACTTCTTCTTTATCATAGCGAGTTTCGAAGTCTTTGGTTGGGATAAGCGATTCAACAGGAAGGTTTTCAGCTTCCATAAATTCCATCTTACCAATGTCATTTTTAGTAATTGTAAATGAATCATAAACATCTCCTAAAACTGTTTTTGATACATATTTTAACTGACTTTGTGAGACATGTATTTCTTGATACAATTGTATTGAAGATCCTGCCCGCTCTATCCAATCGCTAAACTGGATGGCATTCTGATAAGGCCCAGCAACAGACACCGCATAAACTGGGAAATCTGCCCCCATTCTTCCTCTAGCATATAAATGTTCATGACCAGTAAATACCAAAGGAACATTATATTTTTCCAACAGTGCTTTTATTTCTGGAAAGCGAATATTAGGTGGACGATTTCTTGCCAATCCAGCCATGGCATGATGGAACGTTACAAATACCCAATCCCCTTCAAATTCTTTTAATACTTTTTCTAGCCAAGCATAGGTTTCTTCGCGCTGTTCAGATGTTATTTTTGCAGAAGTATCTATGGAAATAACTCTAATATTATTATAATCTACAAAATATGTTTGTCCCTCTTGTCCAATTGGTCCATTTTCTGGAAAAGAAAAATTAAGATGCCAAAGCGGCGCAATTTCCTTGGTTTCTTTAGCGACCCATTTATGTTCGTGGTTTCCTGGTGTGGCAATGGTGGGTATATTTTGAAAAGCCCATCCACCAGCAGGAAAAAATTCATTCCAATTTTCTTTATTCAATCCCCCTCTATGGATTAAATCTCCTGCAAACAACATAAACTTAGAGTCCGGATTGGCCAATACAGCCTGCCTTAAGGTTCTACTACCTAAAGAATGAATATAACGTTGAACATCTCCAAAATATAAAAACTTAAAAGGCTCATTTTGACCTGTAGCTGTTTTAAATTCAGACCATTCAGACCATAAATCCATATTTCCTACCCTATAAGAATACATGGTATTAGGTTTTAAATTTTCTAGATTAATTGTATGATAATACCACAGTCCATCCTCAGAAGTTAATGAATCTGTTTTGGCTTTCATATTCTGAATACTTTTTTCAAAAAATGGTGACGCCGTAGCCTCAGTGAATTCAATATAACTTTCTGAAACATAACTCCTTGTCCTCCAAGAAATCGCCTGACTATTCTCTGGAGAAGTTTTCCATGTAAGTTTAATATGATGAGGGAATTGTTCCAAAAGACTGTTATTATAAACCTCCGTTTGCAGCTCTTTACAACTAAAAACGGTTGCTAGGAGAGAAATGAGTAAAAAGATACTTTTTTTCATTTTAATGTGATATTTAAAGCCCTTTTATATTTAACTATAAAAGGGCTGTTAATTTTAGAATTTTGGGTTTTGTGGCATTTCCTTTTCTAAATTAGAATCAATAACTGATTGTGGAATAGGAAGTAGGATATCACGTTCTGGATCTATAGTACTAGAACCACGATTGTTATATTTTATAGTGCGTTCAGCCCATTTTCCTGTTCGTAAAAGTGTATACCTTCTTGGCTCTTCAGCCATTAATTCCCTTGCTCTTTCATCTAATATAAAATCTATATTAATATCACTTGCCTCAACATCAAAAGCATGACTTCTTGCTCTAAGAATATTTATTGTATTGGCTGCCGCTTGTGGATTTCCTAACTTAAATTCAGCTTCTGCCTTTAAAAGGTAAGTATCTGCTGCCCTCAAATAAATTTGATCATAAAATGATTCTCTATTTCCTATGGGGTCTACTGGATCTGCCCAATCATATTTTCTACTAAATGGCCATTCTTCTATACCATTATTGTCATCACTTATATCTTCGCTCCAGTCCAACAAAATTACATCGCCATAATTTTTTCCTGGTGGTAGAATATCCGCTGGGTAAGGTGCATTTCCTGTTGCATCTCGATACGTAAAAGACTTTCTGATAGCGTATTCAGAACCTCTATCATCATTCGGGTCATCAAAATTATTCAATGCCCATTTTGTTAATGATGAACGTCCGTTTCCATAACCGCCTCTATCTGCAGTAACCTGTAAATCTAAATTCCCACTTCTATACCTGGAAGTATGGTGCATGGCCATAATTGGATATTCTCCACCTCCCAAAACATTTTTTTTAAATTGAAAAACCCATAATGCTTCAGTGTTACCTTCGTCACGATTGGTGTTTCCAGCTTTAAACATATCCATAAAAGCAACACCATCTTGTTCTGCTTGTACCCCATAACGCTCGGTAATAAGTGCATAGGCAGAATTATTCACTACTTTATTAGCCCAATAAACGGTGCTATCTGGTTTATTCAAGGTTAAATACATTTCTGCCAAATAATGTTGTACAGCTCCTTTGGTTATTCTACCAATTAATGACCCTTCTACTGGTATAATAGGTTCTGCAAAACGGAAGTCTTTAATAACTTGTTGCCTTACCTCGTTTACTGGAGTTCGTTCCCAATCGGTTCTAATAATTCCGTTGCTTGATGGATTTAAATTTAAAGGCACATCTCCCCAAAGGTAAGTAAGGTGCCTATATGCAAAAGCACGGGCCACTTTTGCCTCAGCTAAAATTAAGTTTTTATTTTCTGCATCGCTCAATTCATTTCCACTCCAATCAATATCATCTCTCTCTTCAACGTTTTTAATAATCTCATTAGAAGAGTTTACAATCTCATAAAGCCAAAGAAAAACATCTTCATATACACTATAATCTGGTTTGTTTCTAGCGGTCCAATCAACTGAAACTCGAGATACACCATTACCGCTATGGTTTGCCGCAAACATATCGGTACCAGCCATAGTAACATCGGTTATTAAGGATGACCCTGAGTTTAATCCTTCCCGCTCGTAGCGAAGAAGGGAATAAAGTCCGTTTACTCCAGCCTCTAGCCCTGATAAATCTGCATATAATTTTTCTGCATAAATGGCGTTGGGTGGATTTTCGTTCAATAAATCATTACTACAACTGTTAATTAAAATAACAGTAATAAAAAGACTAAATATTATTTTTTTCATTGTATTCATTTTTTAAAATCCGACTGTTAATCCTAGTGTAATTTCTCTTTGTAAGGGCAAAATCCCGGCTTGATCACTTGGGTTTAATAATTCAGGATCTCCAGCTGTCCAACCTGTTATGGTAAGTAAGTTTCTACCCGATGCAAAAAGTTGCAGTTTATCTAATTTAATTTTTGAAAGTATTTTTTCTGGAAAATTATAAGAAAGTGTTACATCTTTTAATCTCACAAAGCTTGCATCTTCATATATTGAAGCCCCTTTTACTTCATCGTCATTTCTATAATATTCATTGGTTGGGTTATCTGGTGACCACCAATTTTTTTTCAATACATTTCGTCTAATTTCTGCGGCCGTATTATCTCGTAATAAATTGTTTAAACGTGTTGCGCCGTGAGATCCAATAAAAAACACTTCTAAACCAAGGTTTTTATACTGTAAAGAATTGCTTAAACCCCAAGTAAATTTAGGATCTTGTTGCCCTATAATTTGACGATCATCATCATCCAAAACACCATTATTATCCAAATCTTCTATTTTAGCATCACCTGGAATTCTATCGTAAATTGCAGCGGCTTCTTCTTCCCCCAATTGCCAAACACCAATCATTTTTTGTCCAAAATTCACACGAATGGGCTGCCCTACAAACCAAGCATTTGCAAGATCATTGACCTCTTCTCCATTTTGCAAATCACCATATAAGGATACTATTTTACTTTTGTTCGTTGCATAGTTTCCTGACACCTTCCAATTAAAATCTTGAGTGGTATAAGGAACAGCCGATAGTGATAGTTCGAAGCCTTGAGTTTCTGTTTCCCCTATATTTTGAGTGACTTCGTTTATTCCGTGAACCGATGAGATGGTTCTGTTTAATAATAAATCTGAAGTATTCGTTTTATATACATTTAAATCGCCAAAAAGTCGATTATTAAAGAGGCCAAAATCTACTCCAAAATTAAGTGTTGTACTCGATTCCCAACCCAAATCTGGATTACCAATAACACTTGGAACATATCCTACTAATGAAAGATCTTCAGATAAAGTATTCCGATCTCGCAATCTGGTTATTGAAGAATATGGATCTACCGCCTGATTACCATTTACTCCCAATGATAATCGCAGTTTTAATTGATTAATAACATCTGATTGGTCTAGAAAAGCCTCTTTAGAAATATTCCAACCCAAAGCAACAGACGGAAAAAAGCCCCATTTATTATCTGGTCCAAAACCCGAAAAGCCATCACGCCGTCCTGTTAACGTTAATAA is a window from the Pseudalgibacter alginicilyticus genome containing:
- a CDS encoding RagB/SusD family nutrient uptake outer membrane protein yields the protein MKKIIFSLFITVILINSCSNDLLNENPPNAIYAEKLYADLSGLEAGVNGLYSLLRYEREGLNSGSSLITDVTMAGTDMFAANHSGNGVSRVSVDWTARNKPDYSVYEDVFLWLYEIVNSSNEIIKNVEERDDIDWSGNELSDAENKNLILAEAKVARAFAYRHLTYLWGDVPLNLNPSSNGIIRTDWERTPVNEVRQQVIKDFRFAEPIIPVEGSLIGRITKGAVQHYLAEMYLTLNKPDSTVYWANKVVNNSAYALITERYGVQAEQDGVAFMDMFKAGNTNRDEGNTEALWVFQFKKNVLGGGEYPIMAMHHTSRYRSGNLDLQVTADRGGYGNGRSSLTKWALNNFDDPNDDRGSEYAIRKSFTYRDATGNAPYPADILPPGKNYGDVILLDWSEDISDDNNGIEEWPFSRKYDWADPVDPIGNRESFYDQIYLRAADTYLLKAEAEFKLGNPQAAANTINILRARSHAFDVEASDINIDFILDERARELMAEEPRRYTLLRTGKWAERTIKYNNRGSSTIDPERDILLPIPQSVIDSNLEKEMPQNPKF
- a CDS encoding ribose-phosphate pyrophosphokinase; the protein is MPIVITEAKIFACTQSKELGEKIAKSFGVELGNVITSTYSDGEFQPSYEESIRGTRIFIIGSTNPGPENLMEMLLMIDAAKRASARHITAVLPYFGWARQDRKDKPRVPIAAKLVAKMLEAAGATRIITMDLHADQIQGFFEKPVDHLFASTIFLPYLQSLNLDNLTIASPDMGGSKRAYAYSKALGSDVVICYKQRAKANIISHMELIGDVTGKNVVLVDDMVDTAGTLTKAADLMMERGALSVRAICTHPVLSGKAYDNLNNSKLEELIVTDSIPVKTLSNKIKVLSCANLFAEVMEKVHNNKSISSKFVM
- a CDS encoding purple acid phosphatase family protein, whose amino-acid sequence is MKKSIFLLISLLATVFSCKELQTEVYNNSLLEQFPHHIKLTWKTSPENSQAISWRTRSYVSESYIEFTEATASPFFEKSIQNMKAKTDSLTSEDGLWYYHTINLENLKPNTMYSYRVGNMDLWSEWSEFKTATGQNEPFKFLYFGDVQRYIHSLGSRTLRQAVLANPDSKFMLFAGDLIHRGGLNKENWNEFFPAGGWAFQNIPTIATPGNHEHKWVAKETKEIAPLWHLNFSFPENGPIGQEGQTYFVDYNNIRVISIDTSAKITSEQREETYAWLEKVLKEFEGDWVFVTFHHAMAGLARNRPPNIRFPEIKALLEKYNVPLVFTGHEHLYARGRMGADFPVYAVSVAGPYQNAIQFSDWIERAGSSIQLYQEIHVSQSQLKYVSKTVLGDVYDSFTITKNDIGKMEFMEAENLPVESLIPTKDFETRYDKEEVETYEADKTKYLKRIKNKL
- a CDS encoding metallophosphoesterase family protein gives rise to the protein MKKILIIALTIISLHISAQNKASANSSKITSQDFSFVFITDVHLQPERGAQEAFQKVIDSVNKLNVDFVVTGGDLVYDVLRGNFNRSDSLFQYYSNSIKKINVPVYNTIGNHELFGIYKESDVDKNHPDYKYGMYERYFGKRYYSFDHKGWHFISLCSIEEKDQRYIGLIDEEQKEWLKKDLAQLDANTPIVITTHIPFISAYNQRYPKKEKIKVVPNNLWIYNRDEILKMFNNLNLKLVLQGHLHWLEDINVQNKTRFITGGSTAGRPSWRRKDDRGDDVHYDEEGFMVIDVKNEDITWKYIDIQWESQLNLDEK